A portion of the Mesobacillus sp. AQ2 genome contains these proteins:
- the gmk gene encoding guanylate kinase, producing the protein MQEKGLLIVLSGPSGVGKGTVRKELFSQPDTAFEYSVSATTRLPREGERNGVDYFFKTREEFEEMIREDQLLEFAEFVGNYYGTPVEYVRETLDAGKDVFLEIEVQGASQVRRKFPEGLFIFLAPPSLSELENRIVTRGTETEDIIKGRMKAARDELEMMELYDYVVENDQVERAAARVKSIVVAEHCRRERVQHRYKKMLEVD; encoded by the coding sequence ATGCAGGAAAAAGGATTGTTGATTGTGCTTTCAGGACCTTCCGGGGTTGGTAAAGGAACGGTCCGGAAAGAGTTGTTTTCCCAGCCGGATACCGCTTTTGAATACTCTGTGTCCGCGACAACGCGGCTTCCGCGGGAAGGAGAACGGAATGGAGTAGATTATTTCTTCAAAACAAGGGAAGAATTTGAAGAGATGATCAGGGAGGACCAATTGCTTGAGTTTGCAGAATTTGTAGGCAATTACTATGGCACTCCTGTTGAGTACGTCCGTGAAACTCTTGATGCAGGGAAAGATGTTTTCCTTGAAATAGAAGTTCAGGGAGCGAGCCAGGTAAGGAGGAAATTCCCCGAAGGCCTGTTCATTTTCCTTGCGCCGCCCAGCCTTTCAGAACTGGAGAACCGGATCGTGACTAGGGGCACTGAGACGGAGGATATCATCAAAGGCAGGATGAAAGCTGCAAGAGATGAGCTTGAAATGATGGAATTATATGATTATGTTGTTGAAAACGACCAGGTCGAGAGAGCAGCCGCACGTGTCAAATCGATTGTCGTAGCTGAGCACTGCCGCAGGGAACGAGTTCAACATCGTTATAAAAAAATGCTGGAGGTAGATTAA
- the rpoZ gene encoding DNA-directed RNA polymerase subunit omega — MLYPSIDSLMTKIDSKYSLVSVAAKRARSMQVHMDPKIDKYVSNKFVGKALEEINAEKLHFKTAGSHEELNINE; from the coding sequence ATGCTTTATCCTTCTATTGATTCTTTAATGACAAAAATTGATTCGAAATATTCTTTGGTATCTGTTGCAGCCAAGCGTGCACGCAGCATGCAGGTTCATATGGACCCGAAAATCGACAAGTATGTTTCCAACAAATTCGTTGGAAAAGCACTTGAAGAAATCAACGCTGAAAAGCTTCACTTCAAAACAGCCGGAAGCCACGAAGAGCTC
- a CDS encoding YicC/YloC family endoribonuclease yields MVVSMTGFGRGKAESERCSVTVEVKTVNHRFCEFHIRMPRQLLKTEEKIKKKLGEHIKRGRVEVFVTLEGEGIVSRRVHIDWEALDEFVDNISEIKNRYSLAGDLEIRDIVSREDIIHIEEREAENEELDLLVLSAVEEAGLKLVEMRRLEGAALHKDVLQYISLMSNHILRVKQFAPDVVDQYRERLRKKMADFMEGNAGDDRIMTEAAFFADKADISEEIARLESHVCQFTEILKVDEPLGRKLDFLLQEMNREVNTIGSKANDSKIAREVVEMKSLLEKVKEQVQNIE; encoded by the coding sequence ATGGTCGTCAGTATGACTGGGTTTGGCAGGGGCAAGGCAGAATCTGAACGTTGCAGTGTCACGGTTGAGGTGAAAACGGTCAATCACCGTTTTTGTGAATTTCATATTCGAATGCCGCGGCAGCTCCTGAAAACAGAAGAAAAAATCAAGAAGAAACTTGGCGAACATATTAAAAGAGGGCGAGTCGAAGTATTTGTCACTTTGGAAGGCGAAGGGATCGTCAGCCGAAGGGTACATATTGACTGGGAGGCCCTTGACGAATTTGTCGATAACATATCCGAAATTAAAAACAGGTACAGTTTAGCTGGAGACTTAGAAATCCGTGATATTGTCAGCAGGGAGGACATCATCCATATTGAAGAAAGGGAAGCAGAGAATGAGGAGCTGGATCTGCTTGTTCTATCTGCAGTCGAAGAGGCCGGCCTTAAGCTTGTAGAAATGCGCAGGCTTGAAGGTGCAGCCCTTCACAAGGATGTCTTGCAATATATAAGTCTGATGTCAAATCATATTTTGCGTGTTAAGCAATTTGCTCCCGATGTTGTGGACCAGTACCGTGAGAGGCTAAGAAAGAAGATGGCTGATTTCATGGAAGGCAATGCAGGGGATGACAGGATCATGACAGAAGCAGCCTTTTTTGCAGATAAAGCAGATATAAGCGAAGAAATTGCCAGGCTGGAAAGTCATGTTTGCCAATTCACCGAAATCCTGAAGGTGGATGAGCCGCTGGGAAGGAAGCTGGATTTCCTGCTTCAGGAAATGAACCGAGAGGTCAACACGATTGGATCCAAAGCGAATGATTCAAAGATTGCCAGGGAAGTTGTCGAGATGAAAAGCCTCCTTGAAAAGGTTAAGGAACAAGTACAAAATATAGAGTAG
- a CDS encoding extracellular matrix/biofilm regulator RemA, translated as MAIKLINIGFGNIVSANRIISIVSPESAPIKRIIQDARDRGSLIDATYGRRTRAVIVMDSDHVILSAVQPETVAHRLNDRDDIIDEG; from the coding sequence ATGGCAATTAAGCTTATCAATATAGGCTTCGGCAATATTGTTTCAGCAAACAGAATCATTTCAATCGTAAGTCCTGAATCAGCTCCGATTAAACGGATCATCCAGGATGCACGTGATCGTGGATCTTTAATAGATGCTACATATGGAAGAAGGACCAGGGCTGTCATCGTCATGGACAGCGACCATGTCATTCTCTCTGCGGTACAGCCGGAAACAGTGGCACACCGCTTGAATGACAGAGATGATATTATTGATGAAGGGTAG